One Gossypium arboreum isolate Shixiya-1 chromosome 13, ASM2569848v2, whole genome shotgun sequence genomic window, ATTTGGGAGTAGGAGGGTGCTATTGATGATACCAACTGCATAATAAGAACTACATCACAAAATCTATTACCAAAGATCTCACAGCTCCAAAGCCTAAGTGAGGAAGGCAGGGGGGAAGAGAAACAAGGTCTTGAGACTCAAGAAGGCACTAGGACTCTACCCTTTGAGTTTGTTGCATTGGAGGCCTGCCTTGAAGCTGCTTGTGGCTGCTTAGAATCTGAGGTCACCTTTCttcctctattttttttttatttgcatcTTTTCTACGTCTAATAGAGCGAATGTTTTCATTAAGTTTTGGGGATTTTAGTTAAACTTTTATAAACtttgggtttttaaaattttaaaagattttaaTAAGAATTTCTAAAAAAATTGAAGGGTCTAattctaaatttcaaaatttttaatgaaatttaatGGCAATTTTCCAAATTTCATGGGGTCAAGGCCTCTAGTTTCAACTTCTTCGATGTTAACTCTTAAAAGATAGTAGCTTGAATCAACTAAGTTAAATTTAGGATTTTTGGTATCGTATTGTTTTATTCATTATGTTTGTTGTTGGTCTAACTTTGGTCATAGTTCTTTTACCatgtttaaatttgaaaattaatccATTTAGTTTAAATTAGCACATCTTGACACTTACCTTTTATAATATTACTAGTAGGTCCAAATTGATAATACTGTTAATTGTTGTTGTTAAAGTGACGAcacaaattttcttttaaatagcCTTCAACATTCTACTAAAATTGGTTGACTAGATTTCCATGTGACCTTAATTGTATGAGCATGTGCTATCAATTTGGATATGTTATTGATATTATAaaagtagaaggactaaattatgtTAAACTAAAGTAATGTggataaatctcaaattttagcaTAGTAGAAGGATTATAATCATGATTAGACCTTTTCCGTTTTCTCAATTGCCAAAGCAGACAAGAACATTGGAGCAAGAGGCCCATCCAGCTTTGGATAGATTGACCTCAAAGATTAGCACTCTCATTTTAGAGCGTGTTCGCCAAATAAAAAGCAGGCTGGTTGCACTAACTGGCCGAGTTCAGAAGGTTAGGTCAAAATCTGCTGATAGTCCCTGGACTTTGACAATGTTtgggatttagtccttttacttaaaaaagttaaaattgagATATAGTCCTCTTACTTTTTTCGATTTAAAAATTCTAGTCCAATTGTTGATCCTAATAATATTTTATGCTAGAACTTGCATACTATCACATATGCTTATTGATGacaaattttgatgaaaaatactAATGGTACTAATGTTTCAATTAgggttattaaattgaaatagtacaattaaggttaaaatattcTTCAAGTCCCCATACCTTTTGTACATTTGGAATTTAGTCCTCCTACttctattttcaagaatttaattcTTATACTTTTTGGATTTAAAAATGTAAGTTTAATTATTAACACTATTAAAATTCTTCTGTAAATGCAGGTCTATTACAACGACATTTGTTTTGTTACATGACTATCAAGTgagtaacttttttttttttaatttcaaaatgccACACCAGCTAATTTAAAagaataattttaaattctaaatttgtttTGTTAGCAATTGGgtctaaaattttttaaattcaaaaagtagagagactaagtttctaaaaataaaagtaggGGGACAAAATTCTAAATGTACGAAGAGTATAAAGACTTGGAGCATATTTTAACATAAACTGATTTaacttttgaaacttttaagCATAggaattaaatctcaaatttcatTAAAGTATGAGGACTGACAACACATTTCCGCTTTTTAATTTTCTAGTCAAAATATTTTCCCTGAAACTTCATGTGCTTATATATTAAGGTAAGGGATGAGTTGGAAAACTTgctagatgatgatgatgatatggCTGAGATGTATCTAACAGAGAAACAAATTGTTGAAAACTCTTCAACATCTTCAATGAATCAAAGAGATGAtttagatgatgatgatgatgatgaagcaGAAGCAGTAGCTGTTGAACCAGACAAGGATGACAGGCActgaaaacacaaattttacacaTTCTTTCATTAATGGATTTTCCCATTTTTatttgcttatatatatatatatatatatatatatataaatttttgcaCTATGTGCAGCACACCTGGTGAACAGTTATTGACAACCAGTTATGAAGGTGATGTCAAAGATCCTGACAAACCCCACGACCATTCATTTGGTGCTACCATTGGCAGAGACACCCATGGAATTCATGCAAGTTCCTGCCATAGTCTTATTGGCAAACCTGTTAATGTGGAGGAGTTGGAAATGCTCTTGGAAGCTTACTTTGTACAAGTTGATGGTACCCTCAACAAACTCTCCACGGTACGTCACTtttatagggactaatttgcttcAAAATTAAGGACAAGAGTCAATTTGCTCCAAGCGGTACAAGGACCTACTAAGAagtttaattaaagaaaaatcaaGAGTAAGAACAATATGTTCATTTTCttgattttatttcttattttcatGGAAGTTGAGGGAATATGTGGATGACACAGAAGATTACATAAACATAATGCTGGATGACAAACAGAACCATCTTCTACAAATGGGAGTGATGCTAAGCACAGCAAACCTTGTGATCGGTGCTTTCGTCGTCGTTGCTGGTTTGTTCGGCATGAATATCCACATCGATCTATTCGATGAAAATAAAGCAGGGACGCCGGAGTTTCTTTGGACGATCGGCGGTTCCACCGCCGGGACGATATTACTTTACGTGGTTGCTATTGCATGGTGTAAATACAAGGGCTTGTTGGAGTAAAGAAAGAGATATTAGAAAGTAAGATTTTTTGCAGGTGGGTAGGTAAGGGGCAGGTCGTTTGCCCCCTTGGCTAAAAAGGGAATTTTCTTTCAAGTCCCTCTCAAAAATTAAACAATCAATTTACGTCtttgattaaatgaaaaagaaaaccaTTTTGGCCCTATCTTAGAAATTAATacttcaattaagtcattttaataTAAATCTTTACAATCCATCTCTAAATAATTACGTGATGGATTgggatgaaattaaaaaatttgaaagagttaaaatttttatgttaaagtaatttaaatttaaaatttaacttttaaaacggttaaaatataattttatatttaacaaaagaggtttaaatgattaaattaaattaaattattaatatttgagAGGAATTGTATCATTTAAAAGAAAATTGGGTAAATAAATCCTTAGCTTTTGGCCAAAATTATTGATAGCCTTTTTTCGGTCCTTATATAAAAGGATAAATGTACTTCAACATGCTCAAGTTCATGTCTTAT contains:
- the LOC108463379 gene encoding LOW QUALITY PROTEIN: magnesium transporter MRS2-3 (The sequence of the model RefSeq protein was modified relative to this genomic sequence to represent the inferred CDS: inserted 1 base in 1 codon); amino-acid sequence: MTATGTPPPPPSSKPEDDPNLSNRPAVIPNQTLPFTTHRKKGTSIRSWLLLDSTAHTFRLEAGKHSIMRRTGLPGRDLRILDPLLSYPSTVLGREQAIVINLEHXKGIITAQEVLLLNSKDPSVTPFVDELQRRILLHYQANQSKEGAIDDTNCIIRTTSQNLLPKISQLQSLSEEGRGEEKQGLETQEGTRTLPFEFVALEACLEAACGCLESETRTLEQEAHPALDRLTSKISTLILERVRQIKSRLVALTGRVQKVRDELENLLDDDDDMAEMYLTEKQIVENSSTSSMNQRDDLDDDDDDEAEAVAVEPDKDDSTPGEQLLTTSYEGDVKDPDKPHDHSFGATIGRDTHGIHASSCHSLIGKPVNVEELEMLLEAYFVQVDGTLNKLSTLREYVDDTEDYINIMLDDKQNHLLQMGVMLSTANLVIGAFVVVAGLFGMNIHIDLFDENKAGTPEFLWTIGGSTAGTILLYVVAIAWCKYKGLLE